A window from Citrus sinensis cultivar Valencia sweet orange chromosome 3, DVS_A1.0, whole genome shotgun sequence encodes these proteins:
- the LOC102631470 gene encoding uncharacterized protein LOC102631470 isoform X1, protein MVSESDNPEQNSSGLIISNNDSIRSFLLSASEDVQLPRELRETALNLSSLNKAPYKSIRQIWVGSLPSIRPDLFRLFSGSEFVFTSPKPREKSEELKARLRQLAERAERDEYRELVKDILPKSSATEPFSSYKDQLGFGLHVVLIMFTGYLVGYLAFRALFSDSTAMEASSDWFVACSLRRFFLLLEVPIMITNHLLLLPSKRRISRHEL, encoded by the exons ATGGTATCCGAATCCGACAACCCGGAGCAGAACTCATCCGGACTCATAATTTCAAACAACGATTCCATTCGATCTTTTCTTCTCTCCGCTTCAGAAGACGTTCAGCTCCCGCGAGAATTGCGAGAAACTGCTTTGAATCTCTCCTCTTTGAACAAAGCTCCATACAAGTCAATCCGACAAATATGGGTCGGGTCTCTCCCTTCAATCCGACCCGACTTGTTTCGCCTCTTCTCTGGCTCTGAGTTCGTCTTCACCAGCCCCAAGCCGAGGGAGAAG AGTGAAGAACTGAAGGCGAGATTAAGGCAGCTAGCGGAAAGAGCGGAGAGGGATGAGTATCGAGAGCTTGTTAAGGATATATTGCCCAAGAGCAGTGCTACTGAACCCTTCTCCTCTTACAAGGATCAGCTtggttttg GTTTACATGTTGTACTTATAATGTTTACCGGCTATTTGGTTGGGTATTTAGCATTCAGAGCATTGTTTAGCGACAGCACTGCCATG GAGGCATCCTCGGATTGGTTTGTGGCATGCTCGTTGAGAcgcttctttttattattagaagTTCCAATCATGATAACAAATCATCTGCTACTGCTTCCAAGCAAAAGAAGAATCAGTAGGCACGAGCTTTGA
- the LOC102631470 gene encoding uncharacterized protein LOC102631470 isoform X2: MVSESDNPEQNSSGLIISNNDSIRSFLLSASEDVQLPRELRETALNLSSLNKAPYKSIRQIWVGSLPSIRPDLFRLFSGSEFVFTSPKPREKSEELKARLRQLAERAERDEYRELVKDILPKSSATEPFSSYKDQLGFGLHVVLIMFTGYLVGYLAFRALFSDSTAMSAAGGILGLVCGMLVETLLFIIRSSNHDNKSSATASKQKKNQ, from the exons ATGGTATCCGAATCCGACAACCCGGAGCAGAACTCATCCGGACTCATAATTTCAAACAACGATTCCATTCGATCTTTTCTTCTCTCCGCTTCAGAAGACGTTCAGCTCCCGCGAGAATTGCGAGAAACTGCTTTGAATCTCTCCTCTTTGAACAAAGCTCCATACAAGTCAATCCGACAAATATGGGTCGGGTCTCTCCCTTCAATCCGACCCGACTTGTTTCGCCTCTTCTCTGGCTCTGAGTTCGTCTTCACCAGCCCCAAGCCGAGGGAGAAG AGTGAAGAACTGAAGGCGAGATTAAGGCAGCTAGCGGAAAGAGCGGAGAGGGATGAGTATCGAGAGCTTGTTAAGGATATATTGCCCAAGAGCAGTGCTACTGAACCCTTCTCCTCTTACAAGGATCAGCTtggttttg GTTTACATGTTGTACTTATAATGTTTACCGGCTATTTGGTTGGGTATTTAGCATTCAGAGCATTGTTTAGCGACAGCACTGCCATG AGTGCTGCAGGAGGCATCCTCGGATTGGTTTGTGGCATGCTCGTTGAGAcgcttctttttattattagaagTTCCAATCATGATAACAAATCATCTGCTACTGCTTCCAAGCAAAAGAAGAATCAGTAG